The DNA segment GGCCAATGATGATGGCGAAGGTATGCTAGGAGCGTATGCATGGGTTTTATTGTATGCAACCCTTTTTTACTAGGAGGTTATTTTGGTGTCTTCTCATTATGCTGTACCTTTTGCAGGGGGCACCTTTGCTTTGTATTCTTTGATATGCAGAAATGCAAAGGCCAGTCTTCTTCCAAATCAGTTGCCTTCTGATGCTCGCATATCGAGTTTTAGGCTCAAGGTGCCATCGCCGGAGCTGGAAAGGTCTCTAAAAATCAAGGAATATCTTGAAAATTCATTATTACTCAAAAAGCTGCTTTTGATTTTGGTTCTTTTCGGTACCTCTATGGTGATTGCTGATGGTGTTGTCACTCCAGCAATGTCAGGTTGCGTGATTAGTTTCCTCAAATCCATATTTACTGCTATCATGTTGCCTAACATTTGAGAACAAACCTAAAAATCTTGTTGCTTTGCCTAACTAGTAATATGTCTTTTTTTTTCGTTActtcttatattattattttatttaatatttgtgATCGCAGTTATGTCAGCTTTCAGTGGATTGAAGCTTGGAATATCTAGTGTCGAGCAAGGTAACCTTGTGATCATAACTATTATTCAGATGCAGGCATCTTTATATGAATGTTTTTGTTTAACAACCGGTGAAATGTGAGCATTACTGATCACATTCAATATTCCTGCAATTCTTCTGATAGTTTTTAATCGATATATGTTGTGATAATTTAACTGGTTTATCTAATATCTATACTATATGTGATGTAGAAGGCTGTGTGGCTGGTGAGATTCATGGGTTGCCCACTAGTCGCACACCATATTACTTTTTTTTATCTGTGCACGGTACATGTGGTCCAAGGTTGTCTATCATATATGAAAGGCCTTCCATTGTGTCCTTGGAGTTAGTTGAAGTTTTTGTATGCCTTCTGAGCTTCATGCCTTCCATTGTGTATTGGGTTGGAGTAAGTTGAAATTCTCCTATGCCTTCTGAGCTTCATCtttcctcttacaatcttttaacTGTTTAGGATAACTGTTGTTAGAAAAAGGGGTGATGAGAGACATAAAGAGGAATCTTGCATGATTGAAGAAGTATTGCCATTTGTGGTATTCCATCTTTCCTAAGGTAGGAGTCATCTTTCCATAGCTGGGTATGGGAGGATGACCATTCTCCAAGTACGGTTGGTGAATTGTATGGGTGCGAAGTGTCGGGCTTCCTATAACCCATGCGGTGAGATGATGATACCACATGTGGATTTTGAGACATAATTTAAGTGCCACCTTTTGTGGATGACATGGATCGTTATTCATTAATGCAGACCATCCACCACCAAAACCATGCCATTTACAAAAATACGTCTTGTCACATGGTTGTTTCCATCTCATTGATCAATGTGGCTGGTTTGGATTAGCCCTCCACTGATAGAATTGGGTTATTGCCACTCAGATAGTCCAATAATGTAGTTTCTGACCAATGCTGTTTTATTTTAATCAGAATAAATATGTTCAAAGCTAGTTATCAGGCATGACTTGCGATATTTGAGTCCAAATTTGTGTCTTATTAGGCGTGTCAGATGGATTGGATGATCTTTTTCCCACCCTTACCTTAACCTCACCAATTAAAGAAATTGATAACCATTAGTTAATGTATCAAGATCTTGCAGATTCTTCTAGTGTAGTTTGTTCACTGAAAACACACCTGGGCAAAGTAAGCCTGTGAAGATAATCCATGGTGAGGGATGTATTATTATAAATCTTAGATTGGAGCATGAAATTCAAGTGTAGCTCTTTTTTTTGTCTGTTTAGTTTTCTTACGATATATTTATCAGTGTGTATAGTTAATTTTCTCTACAACTTTTTGCAGACGAAGTGGTGATGATTTCAATTGCATCTCTTATTGTCCTGTTCAGTGTTCAGAGGTTTGGAACAAGCAAAGTTGGGCTTGTTGTGGGTCCTGCACTGTTCATATGGTTTTGCTTACTTGGATTCATTGGAATCTACAACCTTTTTAAGTATGGAACAGATGTTTTGAGAGCATTTAGCCCTGTTTATATCTACTATTTTTTCCAAAGAAATCCAACTCAGGCATGGATGTCTCTTGGGGGTTGTCTTCTTTGTGCAACAGGTAAGGAGCAATCTTTTAATTTTACTTATTTACTTAACGCAAAAGAACAAGTCATTAACTCGATGTCTTGGGTATTGTCATCAGGTTCTATTTTAACAtcctattttttcttgaaaaagcaACTGTATCTTGTGTTGCAATAGTGGAGGTTTGACATAGATTGGTACATTCTTCATGCCTAATCTGTACCTCAGGAATAACTGCAACTTATTATGGCCAAATAAGCGTTCTAGGTTTTTATTGCTTCCATCAGGTTTAAATGGTAAAGTTATAGTATTTTCACTGTCTGATTAAAGGTCCATTATATGCATTCTACAAAATTTGTTGACTGTAATTGTCCAATCAGTGTTTGTCTTCCATCAGAACAAGTTGGGATCTAATTGATAAACTAATATTGTTGATCTTAGTCCAATTAGGTAACCTAGTTGTGATATATTAGATGTTTACTATCTTTCATTAGTAGCCAAAATCGTCTTTGATGACATTAAACGGTTAGATGCTACCATTTTTTGACTTCTTCACTGAGTAGCATGTCCAGCTTGTTGCCATATCAAAAACCAATGACTATCTCCGTTAAATATGGATGAACCAATATAAACTAAACTGTACAATACAACTGTACCTTGAGTaaacaaaaaacttgaaccatgttTGATGTCTGTTTGTGAATATGTAATATTTACAATGTTGTCCAAGACAATGGCATTCTACCAAGATATCTTTTGGTTGCATTCAACACACAACAGCAATACTGTAATTCCCAGCTGTGTCAGCTAAGATCCCAGAAAAATAGGGCATTGTTGCATTTTTTAAGTACTCCAAAGTCAACTCATTATTCAATTAATATGAATTGGAGCTTTCTACCATAACAAACATGTTATTTTGTTAATAGTTTCTTTAGTTCAGGATCCGAAGTGCTTTCTAGTAGCAgtctgattttgatataacttgaCAAAATGACTCATGTGGCAACTTGAGTATAATGAATATGATAGCATGGAGATTATGTGAAGTAAAAAACTGAAATCCTTGGTTACTCATAACAAATACTTCTGTAGCCCTTCTTCAGCTTCTTTGTTGCTCAACATTATCTATAACTATTTCTTCAAGCTAAGTGATTGACTTGGCCATTGCATTTCAGGATCTGAGGCAATGTTTGCTGACCTTTGCTATTTCTCTGTTAGATCCGTCCAGGTAAAGCATTGAGAACTAtgaaaatttgtttctttttctttcctttcctgTTCTTTCAGAActtattttataacatttttacaTGCTCTGATTACTTTAGCTCCTTATTGCAGCTCACCTTTTTGTTTCTCGTTCTGCCATGCCTTATCTTGGGGTACCTCGGTCAGGCTGCATTCCTTATGGAAAATTTTACGGAAAATCAGCAGGTCTTCTTTTCATCTATCCCGAGTAAGCTAGATCAATCTATTTCCTTTCTTCATTACTTTCTTCTAACTGATATCTGCAAGTTGAAGCTAGATCAATCTATTTCTTGTCTTTGTTACTCTTTTGTATCTGCAAGGTTGTCTTCTGCTTGTACTTGTGATGTTCTAATCCATGACACCATCAATCTTTGAGCAACATTACAACTTTTGATCAGTAAACTAGGTCGAAATCCATTTAATATCACAAGTATGCTTTCAAGGTTTGGCAAATTTTCAGGACATAACTATGCTATTTACAATTGCAGGTCGAGCTTTCTGGCCAGTCTTTCTCATAGCAACTATGGCTGCGCTAATTGCAAGTCGAGCAATGACAACAGCAACTTTTTCATGCATAAAACAATCAATAGCTCTTGGCTGTTTTCCTCGACTTAAAATCATACATACGTCTCGGAAGTTCATGGGCCAAATATATATTCCAGTGATAAACTGGTTTCTGCTGGTTTTCTGTGTGGCATTTGTTGCTACCTTTGGTAACATATATGAGATTGGCAATGCATATGGTGCTTTATTCCTATCCTTTTGCTTATCTTTTGCCttgaaaatgatattttggtccttttttaaatttttgtttaattatgATGATAATCTTCATGACAATGTCTTTTGGTTGGGGATAAAAAAGCTATGGGTAATATGTAGGTGGAGAGAAGAGAAATTTCTGATGCATTGAAGCAAGTAGTCATACTCTTTCTATGGATCACCTCTTTATGTGTCACACTTTTTATTTCTCCATAATTTTGTCTCTTCATCTCTATGTTGTTTGGTTAGCCAGCCAACGTTTGGGGCTTAAGActtgttgttcttgttgttgttgacCAATAGTTCTTGGAACTCATTTTCAGTCACTGAGATTAAAGTTACACCACCTTTCTTAACCATTTTGAATATAATTGCCTGTGTACAGTCTGATTGAATGTTGGATAACATATGGACGTTCACATGGAAAGGTTTTCTTATGATGCTCTGATGGATGGATTGTCATGATTCTTATTTACCCATTCTTACATCTTGTAGTATACCTTCCATGATCAAAGTTTGCTCTTGATTTTGATATAAGCAAGTGTTTGATGAGAAGTCCAAGACCAACTCAAGAGTTATTAGCATTGGTGAGGCTCTCTCCTAGGAATTCACATCCCACTTCCTAAACGGAATAATAGAATAAGATGGTAAATTTTTGGAAGCTTGAGAAATCTACACTCGTATGCTTAGATGATAATTATTGTTAGGAGTTTTTTATCTTCATGGTCAGAAAGAGCATGTCATTAGTGAATATGGTCCTTCGGTCATTGGCATTTTGATTAGTTTTTCTGCTATATGGAATATGCTTCCTGAATCCTGAGTCCATGTGGCATACTCAATGAAGAATTTTCAGTTAATGCCTCTTGAAACTTTTGATCAGAAAATGTGAAAGATTATGAGATTGTCTCACTATTGATATTTCCAACAACACTGGTTCTTCCTATTTCATTATATATTTGTTTCCCTTTtccaaaatattttttgaatttttttcctttttactgATCGGAATAGCCCATTCATTCATATATGTCTCCTGTTTTGTTTCCTATATTGACAAAACATATTGTGCAGGCATTGCTGAGCTTGGCGTGATGATTATGACCACAATCTTAGTAACTATAATTATGCTTCTTATATGGCAGATCAACATTGTATTTGTGTTATGCTTCTTGACTTTCTTTCTGGGGTTGGAACTACTTTTCTTCTCTTCAGTTCTGGGtagtgtggtagatggtagctggGTGATGTTGGTTTTTGCAGCAGTATTGTTTATGATAATGTACATATGGAACTATGGCAGCAAGCTTAAGTATGAAACTGAAGTGAAACAGaaactttctatggatttgatgaTGGAACTGGGTAGCAACCTTGGTACTATAAGGGCCCCTGGAATTGGCTTGGTTTACAATGAGCTAGTCAAAGGAATCCCTGCAATCTTTGGTCATTTCTTGACCACTTTGCCAGCAATTCACTCAATGATCATATTTGTGTGCATAAAATATGTGCCAGTTCCTGTCGTGCCACAGACAGAAAGGTTTCTCTTCAGGCGGGTCTGCCCTAAAAGTTTTCACGTGTTTCGTTGCATTGCTCGGTGAGAATAATTTACTTGGCTTTTGAGATGTTTATATTTAGTAGTTTAGGATAACACTGTGTGGCAAAGATAAAACAATGAAAAACACTTCCAGTTTCTTCTGTCAATTAAAATTTGCAAAacaatatttattttcttctagTGCATTTACTACATTGACAATTCTGAAGGTTTCCATGACTGGTCATTGTTCGCACTCCTAGTGCCTTGACTTAGATGTTGATGTCCTCTCTAGGAAACTATTATCAGTGGGAACTTCAACGAGTGAGAAACAGATCCCATGTCTATGCACCAGATGAGGATTCTTTAGTCTTGAATTTGGTTCTGTACAACTACGACCTAAACTAGAATGAAAggtcaaattttttttaatcgAGTTACAAAGATGAAATCAGGAGTCCTAAAGGATCTTAATCTTAACAGTAAAATTTTATGTTGAAAATTGGTTAAACTCAAACTAAAAATTGAGTTGAGTCAGATTTAAGTTCTCTTGTCTGTTTGTATATTTatggatattttttatgaattttcagAAACATTTTATTGTTATTCAAACAGCTACATGTCATTGAAACTCTCTTTAGCAAACATATCCAGCATATTCTATGTTCATAATTTGCTGTCCTATTTTTCTTCTTTCCatgatattgttataatatactcAAGTAGGGATGATATCTCTGGCACCTCACCCTGGTCATTTAGTCAGTTGGTGGTCTGTAGCTCACTGATTGATATGCACCACACTGCTGTCCTATGGATGCTATGCTTACAAGGAGTCGATGACTTGTACCATCTATCACAGTGCAGTTGTTCAACACCTCCACTAATTTGTCTGCTAGTGTGCTTAGTTTTAGATATTTGATGTAGGTATGGCTACAAGGATGTGCGTAAAGAGCATCACCTGATATTTGAACAACTTTTGATTGAAAGCCTTGAGAAGTTCATACGCAGAGAAGCCCAAGAACGTTCACTGGAGAGCGACGAGGATCGTGACACAGACTCTGAAAATGAGGTTTCTTGTTCAAACATTCTTGTAGCTCCTAATGGCAGCGTTTATTCTCTTGGTGTCCCGCTTATGGCTGGTTATAGCGGTATTGATAAGACAATCTCAGAAGCAAGCACTTCCTTTGATGAGCCACGTGATGAAACTGTGACAGATGCACGACAAAGCCTTGAGCGGGAGCTCTCATTCATACACAAGGCAAAAGAGTCGGGCGTAGTTTATCTTCTTGGACATGGTGACATTAGGGCTAGGAAGGAATCTTGGTTCATTAAGAAGCTGGTTATAAACTACTTCTATGCTTTCTTGAGAAGGAACTGCAGAAGAGGTATTGCATCACTAAGCGTTCCCCATACAAACCTGATGCAGGTGGGCATGACTTACATGGTCTGATTTCCTGGTTGCTGCTTTTTCTTCAAGTTGGGTTTACAAATAGTTGGTTCCCATATGTTTGGAACTGTTTGAAAGGTGGTCTAATTTGTAGATTCAGCTGACCCTGGATCTTTAAATGCTAACAAGGATATTATCGAAAGAGTTGTTTGTAGAGAACTGATTGCCCATTCACTTTGATAGGGAGGAAATCGTTCACTTGTTTCTCGATGCAACTTCTCTCCCTTTTTGTCGTGGTAGAAGATTGCATCTAATAATGACATCTTGATGATTAGAGTTCAATACACAGATGCAGCAGACCGATATATTCTGGGGTCCCCTGTTTT comes from the Musa acuminata AAA Group cultivar baxijiao chromosome BXJ2-8, Cavendish_Baxijiao_AAA, whole genome shotgun sequence genome and includes:
- the LOC135583852 gene encoding potassium transporter 7-like; this translates as MAEGSERGYGQLAKMDSTESRWVARDEEEDSDVEGESLSQRMGLESEEEDDNVEQRLIRTAPRIDSFDVEALEVPGAPRNDFEDDSLGRHIVLALQTLGVVFGDVGTSPLYTFDVLFNKYPLAQKEDVLGALSLVLYTLILIPLVKYILVVLWANDDGEGGTFALYSLICRNAKASLLPNQLPSDARISSFRLKVPSPELERSLKIKEYLENSLLLKKLLLILVLFGTSMVIADGVVTPAMSVMSAFSGLKLGISSVEQDEVVMISIASLIVLFSVQRFGTSKVGLVVGPALFIWFCLLGFIGIYNLFKYGTDVLRAFSPVYIYYFFQRNPTQAWMSLGGCLLCATGSEAMFADLCYFSVRSVQLTFLFLVLPCLILGYLGQAAFLMENFTENQQVFFSSIPSRAFWPVFLIATMAALIASRAMTTATFSCIKQSIALGCFPRLKIIHTSRKFMGQIYIPVINWFLLVFCVAFVATFGNIYEIGNAYGIAELGVMIMTTILVTIIMLLIWQINIVFVLCFLTFFLGLELLFFSSVLGSVVDGSWVMLVFAAVLFMIMYIWNYGSKLKYETEVKQKLSMDLMMELGSNLGTIRAPGIGLVYNELVKGIPAIFGHFLTTLPAIHSMIIFVCIKYVPVPVVPQTERFLFRRVCPKSFHVFRCIARYGYKDVRKEHHLIFEQLLIESLEKFIRREAQERSLESDEDRDTDSENEVSCSNILVAPNGSVYSLGVPLMAGYSGIDKTISEASTSFDEPRDETVTDARQSLERELSFIHKAKESGVVYLLGHGDIRARKESWFIKKLVINYFYAFLRRNCRRGIASLSVPHTNLMQVGMTYMV